In the Kwoniella shivajii chromosome 2, complete sequence genome, one interval contains:
- a CDS encoding 40S ribosomal protein S2, translating into MAEAAPQGQRGGFGRGRGGAGGRGRRGPRRGGKKEEDKEWVPVTKLGRLVKDGKIKSLEEIYLFSLPIKEYQIVDLFLPALKDEVMSIKPVQKQTSAGQRTRFKAFVAVGDFDGHVGLGVKCAKEVATAIRGAIISAKLSITPVRRGYWGSHIAEPHTVPCKVSGKSGSVMCRLIPAPRGTGIVAAPASKRMLQMAGIQDCYTQSKGSTATQGNFLKATMAALSKTYQFQSPDLWTIVPVGQSPLDEYSGHLALAAKKAAAY; encoded by the exons ATGGCTGAAGCTGCTCCCCAAGGACAACGAGGTGGATTCGGTAGAGGACGAGGTGGTGCTGGtggaagaggacgaagaggtCCTCGACgaggtggaaagaaggaagaggataaagaaTG GGTCCCCGTCACCAAACTCGGTCGACTCGTCAAGGACGGTAAGATCAAGTCCCTCGAGGAGATCTacctcttctcccttcccaTCAAGGAGTACCAAATCGTAGACTTGTTCCTCCCCGCCCTTAAGGATGAGGTCATGTCCATCAAACCCGTCCAAAAACAAACCTCTGCCGGTCAACGAACTCGATTCAAGGCTTTCGTCGCTGTTGGTGACTTTGACGGACACGTTGGTCTCGGTGTCAAATGTGCCAAGGAAGTAGCTACCGCTATCCGAGGTGCCATTATCTCCGCTAAACTTTCCATCACCCCCGTCCGAAGAGGATACTGGGGTTCTCACATTGCTGAACCTCACACTGTCCCTTGCAAGGTCTCTGGAAAGTCTGGTTCCGTCATGTGTCGATTGATCCCTGCTC CTCGAGGAACTGGTATCGTCGCTGCTCCCGCTTCCAAGCGAATGCTTCAAATGGCCGGTATCCAAGATTGTTACA CCCAATCTAAGGGATCTACCGCTACCCAAGGAAATTTCTTAAAGGCAACCATGGCTGCTCTTTCCAAGACTTACCAATTCCAATCTCCCGATCTCTGGACCATCGTCCCTGTTGGTCAATCTCCTCTTGACGAGTACTCTGGTCACCTTGCTCTTGCTGCCAAGAAAGCCGCTGCTTACTAA